CCAATCGGTCACCGCATGCTGCGCCGCTAATGCACTGCCGCCGTTGCCAAACACAATCGTTTGCGCATCCGCCTTCCATGTCTGATCAATCAAATCGATTGCCGCTTGCCACTCGTCAAGATCGCAACGATCGATCGTGTCTTTCAGCGCTGAGAAATACTCAGTCACTTGACTCAACTCACTCGCACTTGCATTCGCCATCTCAGATCACTCGAAACATTGGGAGAAGAATTTGACTTTGATCCTGACCCCACTCTATTGGGGTCTTTTAGCTTAATCCATCCGCGGTTGTGAGGCACGAATAAGTCCGAGAATTTATGCATATCTCACGGAATGGGTCGCGCGTTGCGAAACGCAATTCGTGGTCCAAACACGCACACCTCGCATCGAGGTTTCCCTTTCGGAAATCCGATCCTGATCGACCTGCCGGCAACATCCTGCAAATCGGATCGTTTGCCACGTGTCGATTTTCAAACACGAAAACTGGCCGCAGTCACTACAATCGTAATAGGACACGATCCTCTCTCGTGGATCTCGCAGTGGGCAGGCGGGAAATGTCGATGCTTGGGGGGCTTGGCGGTCGATACCGCTAACAAGCCCAGAAAAGATCACGCTGATCTCGCCGGCAGATGCACTGTCGTCATTCCGACTCCCTTTTACGTAGCTTTGATAGCAATGAAAAAATTCTATCTTGCCGTTTGTGTCGCCGCAGGGTTCCTGCTTGGCGGAAATGCGTCCAGTGCGAACGCTCAGCAACCAGCTCACTACTATCCGGCACGGCCGACGTTCAGCCCGTATCTGTTTTACCGGCAGTTCAACGGGACCGGGCTTCCGAACTATTACACGTTCGTGCGACCGCGTGAAATCTACAACGACTACATCACCCGAACGCGTCCGTCTTACTACGCTGAATCACAACGGCAACGGTTGATCAGCCAGGACCAAGTCGCGGAGATCGTCGACAACCAGATTCGTGAACGGATGACGACCGGCATCGGAGCCGCCTCGCAAGCCGCTACCTTCCAAAACACCTCGCACTACTACCCTCGGTCACCGATGCGGCGGCGGTAATCGAGCGTCGCGTCATGCGAAAACGAGCTAGGCTTCCTTGTCAAACGGCAGTCGAACTCGGATCAGTTCCCAGACGTGAGTGATCGGATCCATCCCCAACCAAGTGCTCAATCCGTAATGGATGGCGTATCCAATCGCCAGCACGATGCAGAGAACGAGAAGGGACCGCAGCAGGGCTCGGCGACGACGCTGCTGTTCCAAACGAACGAGCCCCTCGGTCGCACGAACGACGACGCTCCGGCTGTTCGCCGGCTTTGCACTGCGAACGTTCGTCGAGCCGTCCTCTTCACTCGGCTTTTCTGCGCGGGGGTTCCCCTTTGCCATATCCTCTACCAATTGATGGGTTGTCGCCAAACGCGACTCTGCTTCACTAACGAACGACTCGATATTCGGTTTTCGTTTGGTGGACTTCATGTCATGCAACGGGGTACGGAGAGTCAGCACGGAATCGACACCACACAATAGGGATGAGACCACCCCTCCAACGACATTGTAACCTCGCTGCACTTCGCTTGGACAGAGTTTACTTGCCACTGCAGCGAAATCCCTCCTAACCACCACGATAACGCAGGTCACGGCAACCTCTACACGAACATCGCGGACTGGACACCGCCGCCTCCGTTTCGACATTCCGAGAACCGTTTTCAGTTATCTTCACGATCGGGTTGCAGCGATGCTTTCAGTTCGCGAATCGGAAGTCCATTGATCCCATTAGGCTCACGGCGAAGCAGTTCGTCAAGATCCTCCCGTGCTCTTGCGGTTCGGCCGGAGATGGCCCGCAGTTGAGCTCGCATGAAACGATATCGATTCTCGTCGGGATGCAGCGTCACAAACATATCCGTTCGCCGCAACATCGCATCGAGGTCCTGATCACGAGTCGCGATGCCAATCAGATTATTGAGCACACGAGTCAGAATATCGAGGTCGCTTTGGGATTGAAGATCCGACGGGGCAATCGCTCGACCAGCGAACTGCCGAACCAACTCGTCGGCCGCTTCGTCGCTTAACGGCGTGCCCCCATCAAACACATCAATTAATTCTGTTTCCCCCGACTCCATCCGCTGTCTCACGACAAAGTGCCCCGGCAATCCGATCCCTTCCATGTGCAAACCAAGCCGACGGCCAAGATCGATGTACAAAATTGCCAACGTGATCGGTAACCCTTCGCGATCATCGATCACGCGATCCAAGAAACTGTTGGCGGGATGATAATACTCGGCACGACCGCCGTGAAAGCCATTCTCGCGAAACAGATACTGGTCAAGGATTTGGCGTTTCTGACGCTCGTCATCCTCGGCCGTGAAACCTTCGGCAATCTCACTCGCCATTTTGTCCAGCTTGGCTTCGTAGGCTGCCACATCGACCTGCGGGTTCTCGATCGCCGAGATCAGTAATGCGCCTCTGACAAGTCGACTTGCCGAATGGTCGGCGGCATCCGGCTGCTTCGCGAACAACTCGCCAAGCTGAGCCAACAAAGGCGCACGCAGCACATCGCTTGCCAGATGCTTCATCTGCTTCGCCTCTTCATCTAGTTCCACCGCTCGACGTCTCAGTTCTCTCGAGACGACATCACCGCTGGCAGCTAGCGTGTCGACATAGGCTTGATCGACGTCGCCCGCATGGTTGTCCTCCTTGCCCAGGCTCGCGATCCAATCGGTCACCGTCGTGCTGAGCGGCGGCGAAGCCAGATCGGGACCGACGCTAAACCGGCGAAACTCGGGCTTGGTATCGCGGAATTTGACGATCCCGACACGCCCCTTTGTCAATTGCGTATCCGTCGATTCGACCACCAAATGTTCATTGACATAACACTTCATCCGTCCCTCTTCGACTCGCACTCGCAAATGATTCCATTGCTCAGCCAAGTAGTGCTTGCTTCGCACGTCGCTAAGCACTTGCCACGAATAGACCGAAGGACCTAAGAAACAGGTCAACCGCATTTTGCCATTGCTTGGATAAAAACCGTAATGTCGATCGCCGCCGTCACTATGAAATGCAATCCCCGCTGCGCCCGATTCATCGTCAAGTCGCACCCACACCGAGATGTCATACGGTGGGTCGCCGACCGCCGCAGTGGACAAACACAATGACCGACCGCCAAATCCTTTGCCGGTGCCGCTTGCCGAGATCACGCCTCCGCGTTGCTGCCACGATCCGCCCAACACGATTTCCCATTCGCTTTCATCTAGCCCACTCAGTCGCACCCAGCGATCCATCGTGATCGGATTTGTTTTCTCACGCAGTGGCTTCAAATCATCGATCGGAATGGCAAAACCGAGATTGTCGTCGACGGCGGACTTCATGTTGACGATGCCGAGCACGTTGCCTTGGGTGTCCACGACCGGACCTCCGCTGTTGCCCGGCTGCACGGGCATCGCGAGTTGAATCATTTCGCGACCACTGATTTCGCGTACCGCCGAAACCATCCCTTCGACCACACTGTCTTGCAGCCCCAACGGATTACCAAACGCCAACACTCGCTTGCCCTGGGGTGGTAGCTCCGCTTCGGACAGCGTCAGTGCCGACAAATGCTCTTTCCCCACATCGACGCGAACGATCGCCAAGTCATTCGCCGAATCCGACGCCTCGATCGAAAGGACCGGCAACTTACGTCCCCCCGAAGTCTCGACCGTAAACGGACGCCCTTCGCCGATAACGTGCATGTTGGTCGCGATCAAACCGCCGCCATCGATGACAAACCCCGTGCCAATCCCAAGCGGATCTCCATCACGTCCTTGCACTCGAATCGTCACCAGCGACGGACGAACCTCTGCGATCAATTGCTCGGTCGTCGCAACCGCTGGCTGATCATGGGCCGCCTGATCATTCGTCGCCTGATCATTCGCTGCGTTATCCACTGCTGCATCGGGTTCGTCGG
This genomic stretch from Novipirellula caenicola harbors:
- a CDS encoding transglutaminase family protein translates to MTFWPHRFRCFRQVCHAVLVWSLVGVAGMMVSADEPDAAVDNAANDQATNDQAAHDQPAVATTEQLIAEVRPSLVTIRVQGRDGDPLGIGTGFVIDGGGLIATNMHVIGEGRPFTVETSGGRKLPVLSIEASDSANDLAIVRVDVGKEHLSALTLSEAELPPQGKRVLAFGNPLGLQDSVVEGMVSAVREISGREMIQLAMPVQPGNSGGPVVDTQGNVLGIVNMKSAVDDNLGFAIPIDDLKPLREKTNPITMDRWVRLSGLDESEWEIVLGGSWQQRGGVISASGTGKGFGGRSLCLSTAAVGDPPYDISVWVRLDDESGAAGIAFHSDGGDRHYGFYPSNGKMRLTCFLGPSVYSWQVLSDVRSKHYLAEQWNHLRVRVEEGRMKCYVNEHLVVESTDTQLTKGRVGIVKFRDTKPEFRRFSVGPDLASPPLSTTVTDWIASLGKEDNHAGDVDQAYVDTLAASGDVVSRELRRRAVELDEEAKQMKHLASDVLRAPLLAQLGELFAKQPDAADHSASRLVRGALLISAIENPQVDVAAYEAKLDKMASEIAEGFTAEDDERQKRQILDQYLFRENGFHGGRAEYYHPANSFLDRVIDDREGLPITLAILYIDLGRRLGLHMEGIGLPGHFVVRQRMESGETELIDVFDGGTPLSDEAADELVRQFAGRAIAPSDLQSQSDLDILTRVLNNLIGIATRDQDLDAMLRRTDMFVTLHPDENRYRFMRAQLRAISGRTARAREDLDELLRREPNGINGLPIRELKASLQPDREDN